The window gcCCAATGTAAGCAAGAAAAGGTGCCAAGTGTTCTGAAATGAATAATACATGTCCCTGACTACTACCTCCACCTCGGACACTGGGTCCTTCGGCCAGACAAGCCCATATGCAAAGCTCGTAATACAACAGCCCAAagacacatacatttatttttaagtggcCTGCGTGCTACGTGCCTACAATGTACGAAATCCCAAACCAATCTGAAGACTAAGTGCCTACGTAACACCTATTCTTACAGGTCTCCAGGCAGAAATGCTCCCTAAGTTCAAATTACTTCAGGGTAACTAGTGGGATAAAGGCATGGATCAGtttccaaatgagaaaactgggcAAGAAGCAACCCCCGCCATCAATGGCTGGCATGCAGTAGGTACTTTATCAGTGgctaaatgaataatgaaaaaatttcaaAGTTGATGAGAGAAACAAGATATATGGAGAATGTAACACACAAGTGGGCCGAATTAAAAGTGATGTTATTCTACTTTGGTTCTCATTTGGCCTACTTTTACCCCATGGGAAAACTCACATGTGGGACTTGGACAAGCTAAAAAGCCAAAACTTTGTTATTCATGGCTCAACAAAGCTTTGACAAGCCAAAAAGGATACCAGATTCCCGCTTCCTTCTTTACCTGCCAAAGTCCATTTTCTAAAGAGGTGTGGGGGTGGGAATCAAATCtagcaaagtaaataaaattgatcTACTGAGATCCAACTTCATTAGTGCTGCATCGAAGTACATGCAAAAGAAATATCAAAACCTGTCCTGGGAAGAAGGCCAATTTACAAGTAAGTACTATTGCCGCAAGAACGTGAAATTCTTAAAGGCAGTTCCAATAAGCTGGAGCTCACAAGTGTTCCTCCTCCTGCACCGCCACCGCTTTTCACTCAACTTTGTTTCtgatttctgtgattttaaaaagcataatataCACAGCAAAGCCCATGCATAAGTATACTTTAGCTCCTCGTACAAACGAACGTCTGGATTCATAAACTTAACGGAAACTGAAATACTAGAAGAAACACTACATGAGTCAAAAGTCCTTGTTTAAAACGTGGCATAAAGCTTTGAAAAGCGAGTGATGTATTTCCTGAATGATGCTTTGTGTGCAACTGCTTCCAAATCaagattcatatttttaaattaccccCGGAAGATGTCAAatctctctcccaccctctccaGCCTAAAGAGAAAGGTGAGAATTCACAGGCAACAGGCTGGGGCGGAGGGAATGATCTCTGCCCATCCCTTTCCAGAGGAACAAAACCCGATAAAGGCAGCTAGTGCCACTCTCATTGccgacaccacacacacacagaggaaatttAAACACTCATCCCACCTCTCCCTTCCCTTAAGAAGCAAACGACGCCAAGATCTGCACCACGGTGGCCGGAACCAGCAAACGCTAACAACCGGAGGCCGCCCGCCTCCCAGGCGCCTGCAGGCGGCGGGCACCGGGCGCCGACTCTCCCTCCTGGACCAGCCCCACACCCGAGTCCACGCCAGCCCCGCAGCCCGGGCGAGCGAAGACAGTCGCGAAGGACCAAGGCTCCGGGGCGAGCTGTGGCGCCGCTCCGGCCGCCTCCCGGGGCGCGGCGCTGCCCCACACCCAGCTGACGCCCGCACCTGAGGCGGCTGCCCGCAGCCAGCGAGAGGGCGCGCAGCGAGGCGGGCAGGGCAAAGTTACTCACTGGGAAAGCGCGGCTGCCCGGGCCGCGCACGGGCTCCTGGCGCCGCTGCTCGGCACCAGCTCCCGCTCTCCGCGGCCCGCTGAGGGAGCGGAGAGCCTACCCGGCTCCGCTCCGCCAGGaatcgccgccgccgccgccgccgcggatTTCCTGGCAAGAAGCAAACTCCGGCCAAGACTTCACTTCTCAACCGCCCCTGCTGCCTTCCCGGGGGCAGCGCCAAGGCCGAGCGGCCCAACCCGCACCCGGGCCAATCGGAGGTAgcacagggagggaggtgggcgGACCAGAGGGCGGCTTCACCTATCCGAGAGCTCGGGAGGCGGGCCAGAAGGGGCCCGTCACTCCCGGGTTAGAGTGAGACCACTCCGCCCTCGCCGCCCGCCTCCCCCACTCGCCCCGGGCTGTCCCCGCCGCCCGCCTGATTCCCCTGCGGAAGCCCCGCTGGCTAGGTGTCTGCGCGCACCCCCGGCCGCCGCCAAGAGTGGCACAGCTGGGGAAGGAGTGAACATCCAGAGGAAtcgcggggcggggtggggggaggccaGGAGAACAGGTGGCGCAGGGAAGCAGAAACGTAGTTGCGCTGGACAGCTGGAGTGGGGCAGGGTCGGGGCCAGCGGCGAGGGGACAAGAAGGGCCGATTCGAGAGGAAGCGCACCTGAGGGAGCACAGCGAAGGCCGGGATGCAGGGAGCTGGGTGGAGAGCGAGCCTGGGCGGCGAAAGGTTGCCGAGGCGGGGGCTGGGCGCCTGGGAACAAAGGTGAGGGCGGGTTCCGCAGGTGAGGAGGTTTGAGGAGCCACtggggagaaagggaaaaggaagtcTACAGCCGGAGAGGACGCGCTCTGGGGGTAGAAGGAATCCTAGGACGGAAAGGATAAGGTGGGAAACAGTTTTCTCCCAAACTCTCACTCCCCCAAAAGAGACATTTCTTTCTTGCCCTTTTTTGACCCAGTTGAAAATGCAACTGCAAGCTCCCCGGTGAGACAAATACCGCCTTCAACCTTCGTATTCTGTGGTGACTCATCTCGCACGTGACCCCCCCCCCTTCAAGGTGTGTTGACCGACTACAGTTTAAGCCTGTCGTCCCACAAAAGGCCCGGGAGGGCCGGGGTCCCAGGAAGGGCCATCCTGGGTCAACACTGCCCCAGTTGGGAAGTCGGGCCGCTTTCGGACTTGCCACTGGGAAGGGAAGTGATTTGGGGGCGGCAGGTAAGGCCGCGCCCCTTCGCCATCACCTGGGGAAAGGTACCAGAGTTGAGCCAGGGCGCCCGCAGGCCTGTCTGGGCCTAGGGGTAAGGCGGCGCtggccccgccccctgcccccccCGCCGCGAGTGGCCTCGCGTGGTCGTCCAGGTGAGCCGCCGGGCCGCGAGCCACCGCTCACCCCGCGTCGGGGCGGGGCCTGGGGGCGGAGCCTCATGCCCCGCCCCGCGGCTGGGCCCTGCCGCGCCGCTGcggctcctcctccctccttccgtCCTCCGCGCCTTCCGTCGGTCGGTCCTTCCTTCCTGCTTCGCCTCCGCGCCTCGCGCTATGGGACAGAGCCCCCGATCCGCCAGCACCACCTGAGGATCCGGAAACCGCCCCAGCGATGGAAGAGGATCAGGAGCTGGAGAGGTAACGGCCGAGGAGGAGGCGGGCGGAGCGGGCCGCGCCCAAGGGGAGCGGGTGGCCGAGGGGCACGCTGCCTGGCCTGGCAGCCGGGGCCTAACTCGGGGCGCAGAGAAGAAGCATGGAGAGAGAAGTGGGGAGGAGACATGAATGTGTTTCAGTTGAGGGGCTGAGAGGTACACTAGCTATCAAGGAGGGAAGACAAGTTGGGAGACCAGAGTTAAGTATCCGAACTGCCCACCCCCGTTACAACAGCAGTGTGTAAAAATCACGCCCCGGGCCTCTGCTCCTGAGGACGGTACTCGTGCCTCTGTCCCTGTAACTACGGCTCACCTTCTTTTCTATGTGCAGACTGCTCCTAAAGCCACTCTGTGCGCTGAGCTCTTTTTCTCCCTGCTGCTTGACTCCTGAACCTTCCATTCTCCTAGTTTCCTTCTCTTGCAAAATGGAAGCCGTAGTTGGGCCTGCACATTGATCATCTGTATCCTGTATTTTTATACTAGAGCAATCGGGATTTCTATGCCTTTCAACCCCCTTTTCATCCTCTAGCAGGACCAGTCCTATTCTAATCCTATCCCTTGCTTgtgactctaccaaaaaatatttttgcaaacacTTAAGTTTGTGTTTTTCTAAGAAAACTCCCCTTGTGGCCAGTGTGGATGGTCAAATGGAGCAGGGAAAAACTGGAggcaataaattaaatatttattgatagagTTTGTGGAGGCAGGAAAATGAGAGGCGAATAATTCTGTGTAGCTGGAGTAgattaataataatgtgttgCAATGTGATATAGTAAATGAGAAAAAGCTAGTTACAAAACAATATTCAGTatgatctcatttttataaaaaatatgtgtgtagaAAAATATCTGGATTGAAGACCTCAATGGCTGAAGGCGAGAGGAAGACAGCCCTGGAAATGGTCCAGGCAGCTGGAACAGATAGACACTGTGTGACATTTGTATTGCACGAGGAAGACCATACCCTAGGAAATTCTCTACGTTACATGATCATGAAGAACCCGGAAGTGGAATTTTGTGGTTACACTACGACCCATCCTTCAGAGAGCAAAATTAATTTACGCATTCAGACTCGAGGTACCCTTCCAGCTGTTGAGCCATTTCAGAGAGGCCTGAATGAGCTCATGAATGTCTGCCAACATGTGCTTGACAAGTTTGAGGCCAGCATAAAGGACTATAAGGATCAAAAAGCAAGGAGAAATGAATGCACATTCTAGTCCTTTATGCAGTATACAAGGAGAACTGTCCTGTAGGATATTCTCTTCCTGATGGTGCAGAACCCAGAATTAGAAGTTTGTGGTTACAGCATACTCTGTCCTTCAGAAAGGCGTGATTCTAGCTGTTGACCCCTTGCAGCTGTTGGAATCTCTGCAAGAACCTCTGTATTCTTCTAATAAATTCCCTCTTTTATTTAAACTAGTTTGACTGGTTTCTGTTCCATGCAACCAAATGGTCCTTGAGGatgactttttttctaattaagcCAGCAttgaaaatgaggaaactgagaataTCAGAGGCCTAGACAAGAACTGTGATCATGGGAATTAAAAGGAGTATATATCCATGTCTGTAGTTGGAGTGGTGGGGGTAAGGGAAGAGACAAAAACCATGACCCCAGTTAGATTGTTGTTAgtttaaaaacagaaggaaagaagattGGGGTGGGGACTTGGCTTCTTGCTAAACTTTTTGGCTTTTAAAGAATTGCATCATTTGCTGTGATTGGTAGACTGGGCAAGGGTGGGAATAATTTGGAAGAAGTGTGAGAATTCTGGTTTTACATGAGAGTTTTAGGGAGTAAGGCTCCATCTTTGAGGCATTTACAGGAAAGATACCAGTTTACTGCTTGAATTTTGGGATATACTTAGTCATGATCTAAGTAAGGTAAGATGTTTTGATTATATTACAGAAGGAGAAAATTGGGATGACTAGAAAACATTTTCAGTCCTTAAGTAGGTATAGCCTAGGGTAATGTAGAAGAAGCCCTATTTGAGAGAAGGTAAAGCCAAGGAGAAGGAAAATTCCATATAGGGGAAATGACTGTTTTGGAAAACACATACCCCACCCGGCAGTGCTCTGTGCTTTGGGGCCTTGTTTATCTATCCCCTCTTCCTGGGCCAGTCTTACTCCTGCCATACTCTTAAGTCAAAGCTTATGTGTCAGGCCTCTCAGCCTAGTTTGGGTACTTCTTTGTGCTTTCATTACACCCTGTGTTTCCTGGCCTTGGCATTTACTATGCTATTGGTAGTGCTTATCTTGTTTACCCACTAAACCAACTTGGAGGTCAACATGATTCTGGTACCTGGAACACCTGACAGGTAGTGGACACTTAGTAAATACTCTATGAATTCATGTAAGTAGTTATGGCATGCAGCTTTTCAGTCCCTCAAACCTGACCTCTTACACTAGCCTGCCATAGAGCCTACATTTCCTACACTCAGTCAACTTCTTtaaagatatatccatatttttgaGTACTAGTATGTTCCAGGCCTTGGGGATAGATACATAGTTATAGTGGATGAGACAGAGTAAGTCCTGTTCTCATAAAGCATGTGTTATAAGagccccttaaaaaaaaaattgtgaggctcggcatggtggctcacacctgggaagccaaggtgggaggatcacttgagcccaggagtttgagacaagcctgggcaacatagggagtccctgtctctacaaaaaaataaaaaaggtagccaggcatggtgacacatgcctgtagtcccagctacttgggaagctgaggcaagaggatatcctgaacctaggaggttcaggctgcaatgagccatgatcacaccactgcactccagcctgggtgacagagggagaccttttctcaaaaatatatataaaattaaaaacttgtaatTCTGTAAAAGCAGCAAATTTAGGGTCAAGATAGAAAACATGAGAAAGGAATCTACTTTAGGCACGAAGTTAGGAAAGGTGTTCTAGAGATTACAGGAAGGGAGAGAGCTGGCTGTgcaaagaggagagaaaatgcaCTCTGGGGGtatagcatgtgcaaaggtcctaaAGCAGAAAACTGGTGGCATGAGGAACTGAAGATATTGAACAAAGATTTGCATGTTTTTGTAGCACAGTAGACGAGAAGGGCCTGTCCTCTGGAGTCCGTGGGAGGAAGAGTTGGGGTAGTAGGGATTTTGGATTTTAGGTACAGTGGGAATGACATCTTCATTACTTTGATTACAGAGTGGGGGGAGATGAATTATAGGGAGGCTGGAGTAGAAGCAGAGAGAGACACTATAAAGAGTTGAAGTGGCCTGGAAGGGTAGAAGCTAGTGATGGAGAAGAGAAGGTAGGTTTGAGGTATATTTTAGAACTGAATTGGCACAGAATTGGTACACTTCAGGAATTGTGGAAGATGAAGAATCAAAGATGACTACTGCCTAGCTTTGGGGCCAATTACTGAAGTTGGGAAgcttaaaatggaaaatagattGGGAGGTGGAAAAGATGATAGGAGTCAAAAGTTTCATTTGTGAACGTTGTAAGCAGTGGCTATGTGAGTTGGAGATCGTGGAAGAGATCTAAGCTGGAGACAAATTTTATGAGTCCTTGCCATAAAGATGAcataaattgatttaaaaaaaaaaaaaaaatagagggtgACAAAGAAATGGGCCCAGAACAAAGCCCTAGGCAACTTCAGTATTTAAAGTTTGGG of the Pan paniscus chromosome 14, NHGRI_mPanPan1-v2.0_pri, whole genome shotgun sequence genome contains:
- the LOC103786072 gene encoding DNA-directed RNA polymerases I and III subunit RPAC2, translating into MEEDQELERKISGLKTSMAEGERKTALEMVQAAGTDRHCVTFVLHEEDHTLGNSLRYMIMKNPEVEFCGYTTTHPSESKINLRIQTRGTLPAVEPFQRGLNELMNVCQHVLDKFEASIKDYKDQKARRNECTF